In the Gossypium raimondii isolate GPD5lz chromosome 9, ASM2569854v1, whole genome shotgun sequence genome, one interval contains:
- the LOC105797941 gene encoding LOW QUALITY PROTEIN: dof zinc finger protein DOF3.5 (The sequence of the model RefSeq protein was modified relative to this genomic sequence to represent the inferred CDS: inserted 1 base in 1 codon): MEREWKPXVEISPNCPRCGSSNTKFCYYNNYSLTQPRYFCKGCRRYWTKGGSLRNVPVGGGCRKNRRGKSLLRLPTDGAPCNKSLSSDGAPCYDNKVNALSDSNTSSSMSDGSHIDLALLFANFLNNQQPENKSSFEVPELPTEFDPSREFPSLSNTNMESSLQLPEENGVTGCLTHSDFSTEYHLSNNDQIYHPGLDYLDRVQQCTGDETSNYALPPLPGDDLSSQEILWPNSHSSITHALHLQATQEPLLGPETQDPNLLFGNWSPFDLSSDDTFSTRT, translated from the exons ATGGAGAGAGAATGGAAGC ACGTGGAGATATCACCAAATTGTCCAAGGTGTGGCTCTTCCAATACCAAATTCTGTTATTACAACAATTACAGCTTAACACAACCAAGGTACTTTTGCAAAGGCTGTCGAAGATATTGGACCAAAGGAGGTTCCCTTCGCAACGTGCCGGTCGGAGGCGGCTGCCGCAAAAACAGAAGAGGTAAGTCCTTATTAAGGCTGCCAACTGATGGTGCCCCCTGCAACAAGAGTTTGTCAAGTGACGGTGCTCCTTGTTATGATAATAAAGTGAACGCCTTATCCGACTCCAATACCTCCTCCTCAATGTCTGACGGTTCTCATATCGATTTGGCACTCCTTTTTGCCAACTTTCTGAACAATCAACAACCAGAAAACAAGTCCAGTTTCGAAGTTCCAGAGTTGCCGACGGAGTTCGATCCATCTCGGGAGTTTCCAAGCTTATCGAACACGAACATGGAATCAAGTCTTCAGCTACCGGAAGAAAACGGTGTCACTGGATGCCTCACTCACTCCGACTTCTCCACAGAATATCACTTGAGCAACAATGACCAAATATACCATCCTGGATTAGACTATCTAGATAGAGTTCAACAATGTACAGGTGATGAAACAAGTAACTATGCATTGCCACCATTGCCAGGTGATGATTTATCTTCCCAAGAGATACTGTGGCCGAATTCTCATTCCTCCATCACTCATGCCTTGCACTTGCAGGCAACTCAGGAGCCACTTCTAGGACCTGAAACTCAAGATCCAAATCTACTGTTTGGTAATTGGAGTCCATTTGATTTGTCTAGTGATGATACTTTCAGTACCAGGACTTGA
- the LOC105799612 gene encoding E3 ubiquitin-protein ligase PUB23, with the protein MDEIDVPPFFICPISLEIMKDPVTLSTGITYDRESIEKWLFSGKNTTCPVTKQVIADCELTPNHTLRRLLQSWCMLNASLGIERIPTPKPPISKAQIVKLLIDAKSPQQQIKCLDTLKSIAAENATNKRCMESSGAVEFLASIVCNYDPTATEESLDYEFDSIKPIDEALSILYSLQLSEASLKNLMGKNGDLILSLTRVMQRGSYESRAYAVLLLKSMAEIADPMQLINFRPQLFIELVQVLHDQISKQASKATLQLLVSICPWGRNKIKAAEAGVVPVLIDLLLDSSSERRACEMILTVLDAVCGCAEGRSELLKHGAGLAIVSKKILRVSQVASERAVRILLSIAKFCATSKVLQEMQQLGVVAKLCLVLQLDCGSKTKEKAREVLKLHARVWKNSPCMPTNLISSYPA; encoded by the coding sequence ATGGACGAAATTGATGTTCCCCCATTTTTCATCTGCCCCATCTCTCTTGAGATCATGAAGGATCCCGTCACGCTTTCCACTGGGATTACGTACGACAGGGAGAGCATCGAGAAGTGGTTGTTTTCAGGGAAGAACACCACATGTCCGGTTACAAAGCAAGTTATTGCAGATTGTGAGCTTACCCCAAACCACACCCTCAGGAGATTGCTTCAATCTTGGTGCATGTTAAACGCTTCCCTTGGAATCGAAAGGATCCCGACCCCAAAGCCACCCATCAGCAAGGCTCAGATTGTCAAGCTTCTCATCGATGCCAAGTCACCGCAGCAACAGATCAAGTGTCTCGACACTCTTAAATCAATCGCAGCCGAGAATGCTACTAACAAAAGGTGCATGGAATCATCCGGCGCAGTTGAGTTCTTGGCTTCTATTGTCTGTAATTACGACCCTACAGCCACCGAAGAATCATTAGATTACGAGTTCGACTCAATAAAACCGATTGATGAAGCTTTAAGCATTCTGTACAGTCTCCAACTCTCAGAAGCTTCTCTCAAGAACCTTATGGGCAAAAACGGTGATCTTATTTTGTCCTTAACCAGGGTAATGCAACGTGGAAGCTATGAGTCTCGGGCTTATGCAGTATTGTTGTTGAAATCAATGGCGGAAATAGCTGATCCGATGCAACTCATCAACTTCAGACCCCAACTATTCATCGAATTAGTTCAGGTTTTGCATGATCAGATCTCAAAGCAAGCCTCAAAAGCTACACTACAATTGCTGGTAAGCATTTGTCCATGGGGAAGAAACAAGATTAAGGCAGCCGAAGCCGGCGTCGTACCCGTCTTGATAGACTTGCTTCTTGATTCATCATCGGAGAGAAGGGCTTGCGAGATGATACTAACGGTGCTGGACGCAGTATGCGGATGCGCGGAAGGCCGGTCCGAGCTGCTAAAGCATGGGGCAGGGCTTGCCATTGTTTCAAAGAAGATACTTAGGGTTTCACAGGTAGCAAGTGAAAGGGCAGTGAGGATTTTGCTGTCCATTGCCAAGTTCTGTGCCACCAGTAAGGTTCTTCAAGAAATGCAGCAACTTGGGGTGGTGGCTAAATTGTGCTTGGTGCTTCAACTGGACTGTGGATCCAAGACTAAAGAGAAGGCGAGAGAGGTGCTCAAATTGCATGCTAGAGTCTGGAAGAACTCTCCTTGCATGCCAACCAATCTCATCTCTTCTTATCCAGCTTGA
- the LOC105799613 gene encoding E3 ubiquitin-protein ligase PUB24, translating to MEDIDVEVPKYFICPISLQIMRDPVTAITGITYDRESIEQWLLKGKSTNCPVTQQPLPTVSDLTPNHTLRRLIQAWCNENASLGVDRIPTPKPSIDKLHFLKLIKQLQHPDSKMKALKELDLLAAKNERNRKYMVEAGVPKAMLSFIVNCFKEDCVSGLEEALSVLFLIRIPSAEAKLLPKQNDQIIKSLIWVLGCEFNTQVMVKSHAVSALKSIIETASSVVLERLEPKFFEMIVGVLKQCTTRITQQGINSALHVLLDACPWGRNRLMMVESGAVSALIELELGSPEKRTTELILGILFHLCSCADGRAEFLRHKGGIAVVTKRIMRVSPAADDRAVLILSLISKFSATSWVVHEMLEVGTVTKLCMLLQLDCATYLKEKTMEILRSHSDDWLKFPCIDKTVLTRYIK from the coding sequence ATGGAAGATATTGATGTTGAAGTCCCCAAGTATTTCATCTGTCCCATATCTTTGCAAATCATGAGAGACCCAGTGACCGCCATAACTGGCATCACCTATGATCGAGAGAGCATCGAGCAATGGCTACTCAAAGGCAAAAGCACCAACTGTCCGGTCACCCAGCAACCTTTGCCTACAGTCTCCGATTTAACTCCTAACCATACGCTGCGTCGGTTGATCCAAGCCTGGTGCAATGAGAATGCTTCGCTTGGTGTTGACCGGATTCCTACCCCTAAACCTTCCATTGATAAGCTCCATTTCCTTAAACTCATCAAACAGCTTCAGCATCCTGATTCCAAGATGAAAGCTTTGAAGGAATTGGATTTGTTGGCGGCCAAGAATGAAAGAAACAGGAAATACATGGTGGAAGCTGGGGTGCCTAAAGCTATGCTGTCGTTTATTGTAAATTGTTTCAAGGAAGACTGTGTTAGTGGCCTAGAGGAAGCCCTAAGTGTCCTTTTCTTAATTCGAATTCCATCGGCTGAAGCAAAGTTGTTACCCAAACAAAATGACCAGATCATCAAATCATTGATCTGGGTATTAGGATGTGAATTCAACACCCAGGTTATGGTTAAATCCCATGCGGTTTCAGCATTGAAATCCATCATTGAAACAGCAAGTTCGGTTGTACTGGAAAGATTAGAACCCAAGTTCTTCGAGATGATTGTCGGAGTTTTGAAACAATGCACAACCAGGATCACTCAACAGGGAATAAATTCAGCTTTGCATGTTCTTTTAGACGCTTGTCCCTGGGGAAGAAATCGGCTAATGATGGTTGAATCGGGAGCAGTTTCCGCGCTTATCGAGCTTGAATTAGGATCACCCGAAAAGAGAACCACCGAGCTTATTCTGGGTATACTCTTCCATCTGTGTTCTTGTGCTGATGGGAGAGCAGAGTTTCTCCGCCATAAAGGCGGCATCGCCGTTGTCACAAAGAGGATCATGAGAGTTTCACCGGCGGCCGATGATCGAGCAGTGCTGATTCTTTCGTTGATAAGCAAGTTCTCAGCCACCAGTTGGGTTGTTCATGAAATGTTGGAGGTTGGAACTGTAACAAAGCTTTGCATGTTGCTCCAACTCGATTGTGCAACCTATTTGAAGGAAAAAACTATGGAAATACTTAGATCACATTCCGATGATTGGCTCAAGTTCCCTTGCATCGACAAAACTGTCTTGACCAGGTATATTAAatag